Below is a window of Deltaproteobacteria bacterium DNA.
CATCAATTAGAACAACTAGAGTCCCTTTAAAAATAACCCGTCCACAAACTATTACTATTAATGGTCAAACTATAACTAATGAAATTAAAGAAGATGTAATCGGGCATCAAATATTACTCGATACTCAGTATGCCAAAAATATCCCTCCAAGTGGTATAAGCGAAGGTACTCTAATTGTACTTGGTATTCTTACTGAATTACATTCACAACCTTATGCAAAATTATTATTGCTTGATGATATTGAGCATGGCCTACATCCTAAAGCACAAAAAAATTTAATTGACCTATTACGGATTATACTTAATAAAAATTCTGATCTGCAAATAATCGCGACCTCTCATTCACCCTATCTTATAGACTCTCTTGAGCCTAGCGAAGTAATACTTTTTGATATTGGTGATGAAGGAGAAAGTATTGCTAAGCGTTTAATTGATCATCCAGATCATAAACATTGGCTTGAAACTATGACACCTGGTGAATTTTGGAGTTTTGCTGGTGAATCATGGGTAAAAGGTAAACAAGATAAGGATAAATAAAAATGAATGGGGGAATTTTTTTAAAATTCGGACTCGTTTGTGAAGGCAAAGGTGATGCAAGAACGATACCTTTAATTGTGTGGAGAGTTCTTTGTCATCAATTTGATTACCTTACTGATTATGATCCCTCATGCATTTCATGGCGCGGCCTTTCATCAAATAAAAATTATCTTCCTTGGGCACAAGTAAAAAGGATTTTTAAACTATCTAACTTAAAAATACATGGTAATTTTTCTGGTACTAGATCTACTGAATTTGTCAGTGCCCGTAAAGCATTGCTACTAATGCAAAAGGCTCATCATTCTGAGCCTATAGATCTTGTCTTTCTTATACGCGATGCTGACAAACTACCAGAGCAAAGATATGATGCATTAATTAATGCTTGTAATTCTTTTAAGTATCCCTTTTTCGTTGCTGTAGGTGTACCAATTGCCAAACGTGAATGTTGGGTTTTAGCTACTATTACCATTGAAATTGAAGATTTCGATTCACAATTGAAAACGAAAATAGCACAATTAGAAAAGGACCTTGGATTCAATCCTATTTTTAATTCACATCGTCTAAATGCTTCAGAGCCTAATGCCAAACGAAGTGCTAAGCGAGTCTTAAACCTATTAACAGATGATAATATTGCCCTTGAAGATACATGGATTAGTTCTGCGACACCTGAAATCTATATTAATCGAGGTATTAAAAATGGCCTCGCAATGTTTGTTCAAAATATTAAGAAACAACTGAGTCAATTATATAAAAAAAGAAAAATATGACCGATACACAATAAATTTAACTTGCTGCTAAATCTCAGTTTTCTGAGACATGATGGAAATATCAAGTTTATCGGTTGATAACAAACCTTAGATTATTCGCCATGGAGCTACCTTTGAACAGTATAATCGGTCAAAGCCTTATTTGGATAGCAATGATTGCTGCTTTCGCCGGAGTGCTATTAGGTTTTGTAACCGGCAAAAATCCTAGTCGCACTTCTATGCAATGGCTTTATCGGTTGGTGATGATTTTTTCGGGGGCCATGGTTGCTGCTAATGTTGTTATGGTAACTGCTCTTATAACCCATGACTTTTCTGTTAGTTATGTTGCTAAAGTTGGTAGCCGCTCAACTCCATTATCAATTACTATTGTATCTTTATGGTCAGCCCTTGAAGGTTCACTTCTATTTTGGGGCTTTATACTAGCTTTAGTTGTTGTCGCTTTTGCCCATATATGGCGCAAAAATTCTCCCCGACATATGGCATATGCTATCGGCACAATTCTTACGGTTTCACTTTTTTTTGCAATAATTATTGTTGGTCCGGCAAATCCGTTTACCGTCTTATCGCCGATACCCTTTGACGGCCCAGGACCAAATCCACTTTTGCAAAACCATCCATTAATGATTATTCACCCGCCACTACTATACTGTGGCTATGTTGCAATGGTGCTACCGTTTGCAATTGCTATTGCAGTCTTGCTAGCTGGTGAAACCAATTGGCCTTGGCTAAACATGCTACGTCAAACAATGCTAATTGCTTGGGGCTTTCTTGGCCTCGGTATTCTTACTGGGAGTTGGTGGTCATATGAAATATTAGGTTGGGGTGGTTATTGGTCTTGGGATCCCATAGAAAACGCTTCACTTATTCCTTGGCTAACGGCAACTGCTTGCCTACATGCAATTATAATTCAAAAACGCCAAAAGTTTTTAGCATTGTTAACATTAGCCTTAGCTATTATTACTTTTCTATTAACTATTTTCGGTACCTTTATAACTCGTAGTGGTATTATTAATTCCGTACATGCCTTTACTCAATCAACTATTGGTCCCACATTTCTTGCCTTTTTAGGGGTTATATCAATAGCTTCTTTAGCTTTACTCAGTAAACGTAATGTTCTTAACTCATCAACTATATCAACTACTAAATCTTATACGCTATTATCAAAACCTACTTTGCTTCTTATGGTTATTGCATTATTACTAACTTTTGCTTTTACCATACTTCTTGGCACTATATTTCCGTTATTTACTGAATTTATGCGTGGGGTTAAAATTTCAGTTGGCGCCCCTTATTTTAATAACATGTCTGTGCCCATTGTTATTTGCTTACTTATAATCTTAGCACTTAGTTACTTCGCCCCCTTCGAAGAAGTAAAAATAATTCACCCAAATTTTTTACTTATTTCATTATTTATCTCCAGTATAACATTTATTCTATTTTTGTTAACCGGCATCCGCCCCATATTTGCCGATTTTATTTTTTCACTTTGTGCTTTTGCTGCAACTGGTATCTTACTAAGTTTTACTTATGTATTCTCAATCAATAAAATTGATAGTACTGAAAACAAAAACCATCGATGTTGGTCTAAATATTTTTTAACTCGTTTCTTAGGGATGCAGCTAATTCATCTTTCTTTTATTATCATTGTTGCTGCAGTCTGTGGTTCGCATTTTTATAAACAAACTTACGAGTTCTCACTTACACCAGGGTCAAACCAATCCATTAACAATTATAAACTCACTTATGTAAAAGCATCGTTGTTAAAAGAACCACATCGCCAAGCAATAAATACAAAAATTAAACTTGAACAAAATAACAAAATTTTCTCTTTTTTATATCCATCACTAGTTTATTACCAAACTCAACGTGAACCTCTTGGTGTACCTCATATTTTGACTATTAATTACCGCGATTTATATTTATCACTTATATCGTTCAACCATGACGATAATAAAGCTTCGTTTAAATTTTTTATCATTCCACTTATTTCTTGGTTATGGTTGACTATACCGCTAATAGGTGTTGGAACTATTTTGTTGATAAGTTTTAAAAATAAATCTTCCGTAGACTAAATAATTAACTAAAAAGGACTAATATAATGAATTGGCGACTGTTTAGTATTACGAGCATTGCAGTCGTATTTTTATTAGTAATTTTATTTATGGGTTTTTTTTATGACCCTCATGCAGTACCTTCTGTTTTAGTCAATAGACCCGCACCATCATTTTCACTTATTGAACACCAAGGTACAAATTGGAATTTACTTCAAAACCAAGGCAAACCTATCGTTATCAATTTTTGGGCAAGTTGGTGTCAACCTTGTATTGACGAATTGGCAACACTTGCAAAATTATCACAAGACTATAAAGAACGGATAACTTTCATAGGTATTCTATATCAAGACACTACTGAAAATGCGCAAGCAATATTACATGAATATTCTCAATATTTTCCACAATTACTAGACCACGCCGGTCTTGTTGCAATTGATTATGGGGTAGCTGGCATACCAGAAAGTTTTATCATCGATAGTAAAGGTATTATTCGCCAAAAAATCGTTGGCATTATTAACCCTGATCAATTACGCCATGATCTTGACATATTACTAATGAGTAATTCGACGCCATGAATATATATTTTATTATTACCCTTTGCTTAACTGCAAATCTCAACTCTACAAATGCAAATAATATTCATCCAGTTAATCCTGTAATTGAGCAAATTGGCCGTGAGCTACGCTGTCCGGTATGCCAAGGAGTGCCAATTGGTGAATCACCGGCACCAATGGCCCATTCAATGATGCATAAAGTACGTGAACTACACGCTCAAGGAAAATCCCGTGAAGAAATATTACAATACTTTGTTGAACGATATGGTGAATGGGTATTGCTTAACCCAACCACCAAAGGCATTAATTGGCTGCTATGGCTATTACCACTTATAATTTTTATATTTTCAATATCGGCAATCTATTTTTATATTTCAACTCAAAAAAAAGTTGATCGCATAAATCAATCAATAACTCATAACACCGCCGCAAAAGAGCAAAATACTTATAATAACAACGCATCGGCTAACAATATAACTATTTCATCATTACCAAAGCACAAACATTTCGTCAAATTATTACCATTTGCTATTTATTTTCTTTTGCTACTAGGTTTTGTATTATTTTCTTTATATACATCTTTATTTTCTTCAAAATCATCTTCATCAGATCAATCGGTTAAGCAACAAAATTCTTCCTCCTCACTACCTCCGCTTTTTATTACTGCCGCACCTATTGATGCGAATGAATGGCAAAATTTAATTGATAAAATATCAAAAGAACCAAATAATGTTGATTTATTAGTAAGAATGGGACATTTGTTGATCATTGATAGAATGTATGAAGAAGCACAACTTGTTACTGAACGAGCTTTAAAAATAAATAGCAGCAATTTTGAAGCTCGCATTCATGCTGCCGCGCTAATCGCGCTTACTGATCCTCAGACCGCACTCAATAAGCTTTATGAATTGTTACAAACTAATCCCAACTTTGCTAATGGTTGGTTACTGCATGGTACTATTAGTATGTGGTCAGGTCATATTGACCTTATGTATGATAGCTTTAACAAATATATAGAAACTGCCCCTGATGGAAATGATAAAACCTTTATTATAAATATGCTGCAACAACTAAAATCTACTAGTCGCTTTTCGCGGCCCCACAAGAATTAAACGCATGCCCTTATCAATTCTCTCTACAACTAAAAAACCTTTAGTCTTTAATGCCTTAACTAACTCGGTTAAAGCGTCGTTGACTGTCTTACCTTGTAAAAAGATTGACATTCGCGCTTCTTGTTGATCGCATTTCATCTCCGGCATCATTAATACTCGTGCATTACGTGCCGTTTGATTTAAAGCCATTGCAATATGACATACTGATACATTGGCAAAACCGTCTCGCGGGTTTGGCATTGAGCGCTTACCGGGATAACCATCTCCATCTAAATCATAATGTAAATCACCTAACCAATTACCGTTAAAAAACTCTAGTTGCCAATTAACATAATCACGAGCATCGAGATTGGCTGCCATACCACCTACAAGTAAACTAAGTAGTTCAGCTCTACGGCCAGTCCGGTCATTTAAGTTAGGCGAATCAAGCATTGCATTCCAGCGTGCTACAAACCATTCAATCAAATCTGCTGCTCCTTGAGCACGCACTTGTCTTAGTACCGCTGCATATCGCTTAGCTGCTTGGGTATGACGTTTGCGAATATCTGGATCAAGCTTACCAATATCATTATTTTCTTGCACCGCTGGATGCTTAATTGCCCATTGCAATTCACCAATTTTACGTTTTGCGTTTACTAATTCATTTTCTAAAGCGGCTATACGAGCTTTGGCTTCATCTGGACTTTCAGGCGCTAAAAACACTCCAATTAAAGCACCAACACTTATCAAAGCTGTTCCAATAATAAGCCTATTTAATAACTGGCGTTTAGCAGGAGGTAATTGACCTGCAACTTTGCGATTAGGCTGGTTGTCAATCTCGTTCATTTTTTTTACCGTATGATCGCTATGGTATTTGTGAGGTTGAATTTAACAATAATGGTGGATCCCCTTTGCGACCTACTTTAGTCCAAAGATCATGAGGTATTTCCCAACCATCCGGATTATCATCAACCTTCCAACGTCGATGCAACCATAGCCATTGCTCTGGCACTTTTCGTATCCAACCTTCAATTACACGATTTAAGCGTTCAGTGTTATAACGAATATTGTCAGCATTCTCCTTATATGGTGTTTCAAGTATGAATGGTGGATCTACATGAAATAAATGATGTCCATTTTGATCAAGTCTTTCAATATGGCAAGTAATAATAGTAGCACCAGTCTCCATGGCAAATCGCACTGGAGCTGGTGAAGTTGCTGCTAAATGATTAAAGAAATCACACACAATAGCACGATGTCGCGCCATGTGTTGGTCAACAGCAAACGCAACTATTTCATTACGCGCTAAACTAGCACGAATTTCATTTTTTGAATTACGTGGTGCAATTTGACGAACTCCGGTACGATCACGAACCGCATACCAAAAATCTCGCGCCGGTTTCCAAGCAATATCTTTAAATACTACCGCCAACGGCAAACCCATTAAAGGGCCGCTACAAGCTAATAAATCAAAACTACCAATATGAGCAGTAACACAGACAATACCTTTGCCACGCGCTAAACCAGCTTCAAGATGTTCAAAACCTTCTCGTTTAATTAATTGTTCAATCTGTTTGTCACTCAAATACGGAAGTCGCAAACTCTCAACCCCATACATTGCCCAATGACGAGTTGTTGCTCGCAAAATACGCTTTTGCGCTTTGGCATCAAGCGAACCCTTAAAAACACGAGAAATATTCTGCCGCGCCACTTTAAGACGAATGGGAATGCCCCAATACCATAGCCAACTAAAAAATCGCCCAATCCTCAAAGACCAATTGAGGGGCAGCGCAGAAAATATGCGGCTTAAAAAAAGAACAATGGCTAAAACCTCCACTTTATAGAACTAATTTGGCTTTGCGATCGCATAAAGATCGTAATTATACAACTATGATAATTACGCTGAGGTTGTACAGATCTGTACTATAAAATTGAAGCAATAATCTAAATCAGTAATGAATTAGCGAGAACAATGACCGCCTGGGCAATAAGATGACATAACAACATTTTCACATAAATGAATAAAAAGTGTATCCCATATAAGTTTTCACATTTCCCATCTCGGTTGCACGTTATAGAAGATGTACAGCTTTTCCCAACTTATTAGCAAGTGCGTTATGAACTACCCGTATATAATCAATTAGTATTAGTTCGTTGGAATTACCTGTATCTACGACAATAATATTGTTTGGTTGTGCAATTACCGTTTTTTCTGCAGCATAGCTGACTCTCACTGGCAATATGATTACTATAGAGTCATTTACAAAAGTCTTACAAAAGCTCATTATCGTCACTCCTACGAAAGTGGGATTCCATAACTAGCTGATATTGCATAACATTATGGATTCCCGCTTTCGAGACGTTATATTTGCTATAATTAGAGCTATTTGCGATGCGGTAACAATACGATAATAATGAAGTAATGGAGCGATCGGAAAAAAAATACCCCAAAATTCTATCCTTTTTGGCCATAAAATTACCCTACACATATGGCGGTTTTCACCCATCATGCAAAGCCCAACCTGAATGATTTCGATCACTTACGCTTGTGTACGCTAAAAAGTTAACAGCGCAAATAGCTCAATTATTAATTGCATTGACTTTTGCAAGTGGCTCTATAGTAATAAAAAAAATATTGCACATAAGAATAAATGTTTTATTTTGCATACTATGCCCCTATTAATAATAATTGTAATTATGGCGCGTTCATATGCATTTGCGGTGACCATCTACGGGTTTCGCCAGCAGTTAACGTTATAGTATATGCAACAGCCTGCCAACCATCACGCTGTGCTTGTAATTTATATTTACCCGCTGGCAATTCAATAATTAATGGTGTTGTACCATAAGTTTTACCATTAATTGTAATGTTCGCCCATGTGCTTGTTGAAATAATCTCGAGAACGGCTGAATTTTTATTAAGTGGAGTTTCTTTATTCTGATTATCTTTTAACTTATTTTTCTTAGGAACTTTCTTATTGTTAATGACAGATTCTTTGTTCGTAATAACTTTGCGATTAGCTCCTAGAGAAGTTGCTGGTTTAATAGCAGATGCAGGGATCACAGAGGTTTGTACTGGCGGCATATAATTTACCGGTGCCCCAGCACTAGTTTCAACTGATTGAATTTTTATTGGCTGATTATCTGTTGCTATACCAAAATATAATTTATGCACTTCTTGCGAATTTTGAGGGAAATAATTCCAAGCTAAAAATATACTTATAGCCGCTAAAACAGCTATTGTCATACTAATGACAACTAAGACTTTACGCCTGATGGGCAAAATTGCAGATTGCTGTTTAAGATAAGTCTTAGAAATTTTGTCGTTGTTTGTTTTTGGTTTAGCAATCTCTGTTGACGGAGTATTCTCATTTGCTACTAGTGATGAATTCTTTATATTGGGTAATTCTAAAGTAACTCTTTTATTAACACCTATGGCTGCTGAACCTTCTGGCCATAACTTTTGCATGAGTGAGCGTAAATCATAGTCATTAGGTTCTTTTGCGATGTTTAACAAAACAGCTTGCAGTTGTTTAGCAAGTTCATAAGCTGAAGCAGTACGCTTGAAAATATCACGTTCAAGCGTTGCCATAATAATATCATCAAGCTCTTTAGATACATTAGGATTGTGTTTTGATGCAGGTTCAATTTTAGGCTCGGGACCAATCACTGCTAGTAAGGTTGCCGATTCATTTTGTCGTCTAAATCCCTGTATTGAAAGCAATAGCTTTAATGAACGTAGCGAAAAATTAAAACACTTTGCTTCACTGATTGGAGCTGAAACTATAGTTGGTGTGCGTATTGAAAAAGCTCCTGACCATGATGCTTACATTGTAACTGAAGCTGCAGAAGTATCAGTCGGCACTAAGCATAACGGTGCTGCAATTAAATTAGTTGATGGTCAACCATCACCTAGTGCCCTTGCTGAGTTGTGGGAGGTGCTTTCAGGCTCACCAAATAAACTATTTGAGTTATCGCAAGCCAGAAGTCAATTAAATACATTGGCTGTAGTGCCAACCCCACCACCACCGCCGCCACGCTGGATGCGGCCAGCATCTTTTATCACTGGTGTGATCGCATTGGGTTTCGGTGGATTAATGGTCTATGAAGGAGTCAAAGCCCATAATGCAAATAAACGAGCTGATGCTGCACACACATCACAAGGCTCAATTGCTATGGGTAGTAACGATACTTATGATAAGGCTATTAAAGATGCTGATGCTGCAAATCAAGCCATGCTCTATAGCGCTGGAGCAACTTTGCTTTTTGGCA
It encodes the following:
- a CDS encoding heme lyase CcmF/NrfE family subunit — its product is MNSIIGQSLIWIAMIAAFAGVLLGFVTGKNPSRTSMQWLYRLVMIFSGAMVAANVVMVTALITHDFSVSYVAKVGSRSTPLSITIVSLWSALEGSLLFWGFILALVVVAFAHIWRKNSPRHMAYAIGTILTVSLFFAIIIVGPANPFTVLSPIPFDGPGPNPLLQNHPLMIIHPPLLYCGYVAMVLPFAIAIAVLLAGETNWPWLNMLRQTMLIAWGFLGLGILTGSWWSYEILGWGGYWSWDPIENASLIPWLTATACLHAIIIQKRQKFLALLTLALAIITFLLTIFGTFITRSGIINSVHAFTQSTIGPTFLAFLGVISIASLALLSKRNVLNSSTISTTKSYTLLSKPTLLLMVIALLLTFAFTILLGTIFPLFTEFMRGVKISVGAPYFNNMSVPIVICLLIILALSYFAPFEEVKIIHPNFLLISLFISSITFILFLLTGIRPIFADFIFSLCAFAATGILLSFTYVFSINKIDSTENKNHRCWSKYFLTRFLGMQLIHLSFIIIVAAVCGSHFYKQTYEFSLTPGSNQSINNYKLTYVKASLLKEPHRQAINTKIKLEQNNKIFSFLYPSLVYYQTQREPLGVPHILTINYRDLYLSLISFNHDDNKASFKFFIIPLISWLWLTIPLIGVGTILLISFKNKSSVD
- a CDS encoding TlpA family protein disulfide reductase; its protein translation is MNWRLFSITSIAVVFLLVILFMGFFYDPHAVPSVLVNRPAPSFSLIEHQGTNWNLLQNQGKPIVINFWASWCQPCIDELATLAKLSQDYKERITFIGILYQDTTENAQAILHEYSQYFPQLLDHAGLVAIDYGVAGIPESFIIDSKGIIRQKIVGIINPDQLRHDLDILLMSNSTP
- a CDS encoding cytochrome c-type biogenesis protein CcmH; its protein translation is MNIYFIITLCLTANLNSTNANNIHPVNPVIEQIGRELRCPVCQGVPIGESPAPMAHSMMHKVRELHAQGKSREEILQYFVERYGEWVLLNPTTKGINWLLWLLPLIIFIFSISAIYFYISTQKKVDRINQSITHNTAAKEQNTYNNNASANNITISSLPKHKHFVKLLPFAIYFLLLLGFVLFSLYTSLFSSKSSSSDQSVKQQNSSSSLPPLFITAAPIDANEWQNLIDKISKEPNNVDLLVRMGHLLIIDRMYEEAQLVTERALKINSSNFEARIHAAALIALTDPQTALNKLYELLQTNPNFANGWLLHGTISMWSGHIDLMYDSFNKYIETAPDGNDKTFIINMLQQLKSTSRFSRPHKN
- a CDS encoding lysophospholipid acyltransferase family protein, whose translation is MEVLAIVLFLSRIFSALPLNWSLRIGRFFSWLWYWGIPIRLKVARQNISRVFKGSLDAKAQKRILRATTRHWAMYGVESLRLPYLSDKQIEQLIKREGFEHLEAGLARGKGIVCVTAHIGSFDLLACSGPLMGLPLAVVFKDIAWKPARDFWYAVRDRTGVRQIAPRNSKNEIRASLARNEIVAFAVDQHMARHRAIVCDFFNHLAATSPAPVRFAMETGATIITCHIERLDQNGHHLFHVDPPFILETPYKENADNIRYNTERLNRVIEGWIRKVPEQWLWLHRRWKVDDNPDGWEIPHDLWTKVGRKGDPPLLLNSTSQIP
- a CDS encoding PEGA domain-containing protein; translated protein: MATLERDIFKRTASAYELAKQLQAVLLNIAKEPNDYDLRSLMQKLWPEGSAAIGVNKRVTLELPNIKNSSLVANENTPSTEIAKPKTNNDKISKTYLKQQSAILPIRRKVLVVISMTIAVLAAISIFLAWNYFPQNSQEVHKLYFGIATDNQPIKIQSVETSAGAPVNYMPPVQTSVIPASAIKPATSLGANRKVITNKESVINNKKVPKKNKLKDNQNKETPLNKNSAVLEIISTSTWANITINGKTYGTTPLIIELPAGKYKLQAQRDGWQAVAYTITLTAGETRRWSPQMHMNAP